A portion of the Choristoneura fumiferana chromosome 20, NRCan_CFum_1, whole genome shotgun sequence genome contains these proteins:
- the Hat1 gene encoding histone acetyltransferase 1, giving the protein MTDALCHLVVDGNEVLEIKLVRSPDDIEDEETSFAPEMCHQVFGENENIFGYTDLRIRLYYSAGSLQTYLGIEYTEKIEPSVSDGMKADDIEGAMKKILAPGYVTNLDQFVSLLEKDNSFRPMGKMIHSYTSSPREGGEKHTFEVYMSDTSTPGFLGFHERLQTFLLWYVDAASFIDVDDDQWTFFTVFEKYSTSDGARRYAVAGYATVYRYYAYPAHARPRVSQALTLPPFRRLGLCAALLKAIYSHFVILPEVIDMTVEDPSEDFQRIRDYVDCKNCETLPAFFPAKLQQGFSSEMVTQACAKFKLSKRQVRRVYEILRLRATNTSDKTAYLEYRLDVKNRLNAPFQKKKLEMKKLEKVLKPEEYAAALSSLGAHETQARLASQYAALEHEYRRVLHRMEQD; this is encoded by the exons ATGACTGATGCATTGTGTCATTTGGTGGTTGACGGCAACGAGGTGTTGGAGATAAAATTAG TGCGGTCTCCGGATGATATCGAGGATGAAGAAACGAGCTTCGCCCCTGAGATGTGCCACCAGGTCTTTGGTGAAAACGAGAATATATTTGGCTACACTGATTTGCGTATTCGGCTTTATTACAGTGCTGGGAGTCTTCAAACATATCTAGGCATTGAATACACTGAAAAG ATTGAACCTAGTGTCTCAGATGGAATGAAAGCAGATGATATTGAAGGAGCCATGAAAAAAATTTTAGCACCTGGTTATGTCACAAATTTGGACCAATTTGTCTCGTTGTTAGAAAAGGACAACTCTTTCAGGCCTATGGGGAAAATGATACATTCTTACACTTCATCCCCAC GTGAGGGAGGAGAGAAGCACACATTTGAGGTGTACATGAGTGACACAAGTACACCAGGCTTTCTGGGTTTCCATGAGCGCCTGCAGACTTTTCTGTTGTGGTATGTGGATGCCGCCTCATTCattgatgttgatgatgaccAGTGGACCTTCTTTACAGT GTTCGAGAAGTATTCTACGAGCGACGGCGCGCGGCGATACGCTGTGGCGGGGTACGCGACGGTCTACCGTTACTACGCGTACCCGGCGCACGCGCGCCCGCGCGTCTCGCAGGCGCTCACGCTGCCGCCCTTCCGCCGGCTCGGGCTCTGCGCCGCCTTACTTAAG GCTATCTACTCACACTTCGTAATACTCCCAGAAGTAATCGACATGACCGTTGAGGACCCATCTGAAGACTTCCAAAGGATCAGAGATTATGTTGACTGCAAAAACTGTGAAACACTACCAGCATTCTTTCCTGCTAAACTTCAGCAAGG GTTCTCTTCCGAGATGGTGACACAGGCGTGTGCCAAGTTCAAGTTGAGCAAGCGTCAAGTACGCCGCGTGTACGAGATCCTGCGTCTGCGCGCCACCAACACCTCCGACAAGACCGCGTATCTCGAGTACCGGCTCGACGTCAAGAATAGGCTCAACGCTCCCTTCCAG AAAAAGAAGTTAGAAATGAAGAAGCTAGAGAAAGTCCTCAAGCCGGAGGAGTACGCGGCGGCGCTGAGCTCGCTCGGCGCGCACGAGACGCAGGCGCGGCTCGCCAGCCAGTACGCCGCGCTGGAACACGAGTACCGCCGCGTGCTGCACCGCATGGAACAAGACTAG
- the msl-3 gene encoding male-specific lethal 3, with protein MVSTRGVRYKFSEGERVLCYEPDPTKAKVLYDSKVLEVIESKDKRGRRSVEYLIHFQGWNSSWDRCVSEDFVLKDTEENRQLQRDLAEKSQLQLGAYLYRRERKKCSSASGGGPAKRTRHGFSDDGSSSSTPPDEGETGDTDSSSISGSSSARSPPPLALLGRANITLPSALRDRLTFDYHLVVKRGRLSRLPAAPSAAQVLESFVKWFARAGAWHPARPRHDPPVRPDLLDVSCRLNLVREVADGLRVYFDFVLRAQLLYKQERAQYHDLCGQFLHEEETEEEDIKSEMEEDESAPPEVAQSTAAEAAESAERDIKSPKIPEYSHLPPDPVPLEKTEEDTANTSNTEEQPNNHSPATAATTDEAGGGGSGGGSVSGGGGREPEDAAVDRARDARPATRSGHLARRLRSHKSAVSQSENEEPAPCTSTGEQRTFETLSSSVGSSGSSLSECWARPAQAAAPAAAPTRTPLSQLLDKVAKWQIVPREGTEHLPCRVYGAIHLARLFVKLPDFLNATQMPDFKLKLILKHVDMFIQYLDEHSEWFGEMYYIADNVSRSH; from the exons ATGGTATCAACGAGGGGAGTTCGTTACAAATTCAGTGAAGGAGAACGCGTGCTCTGTTATGAACCAGATCCTACTAAAGCCAAGGTTCTTTACGATTCAAag GTACTGGAAGTTATAGAAAGCAAAGATAAACGCGGCCGCCGGTCGGTGGAATACCTTATACACTTTCAAGGCTGGAACTCATCTTGGGACCGCTGCGTCAGCGAAGactttgttttaaaagatacaGAGGAAAATCGGCAGCTGCAACGGGATCTTGCCGAAAAATCACAGCTGCAACT TGGAGCATACTTGTACCGACGTGAGCGCAAGAAGTGCAGCAGCGCGAGCGGCGGCGGGCCCGCCAAGAGGACGCGCCACGGCTTCAGCGACGACGGCTCCTCTAGCAGCacgcctcctgatg AGGGCGAGACAGGCGACACGGATTCCTCGTCGATCTCGGGCTCGAGTTCGGCAcgctcgccgccgccgctggCGCTGCTCGGCCGCGCTAACATCACCTTGCCCTCCGCTCTCAG GGACCGTCTAACGTTCGACTACCATCTGGTGGTGAAGCGCGGGCGGCTGTCGCGGCTGCCGGCGGCGCCGAGCGCGGCGCAGGTGCTGGAGTCGTTCGTGAAGTGGTTCGCGCGCGCCGGCGCCTGGCACCCCGCGCGCCCGCGGCACGACCCGCCCGTGCGCCCCGACCTGCTGGACGTGTCATGCAG ACTGAACCTGGTGCGCGAGGTGGCGGACGGTCTGCGCGTATACTTCGACTTCGTGCTGCGCGCGCAGCTTCTATACAAACAGGAGCGCGCGCAGTACCACGACCTGTGCGGACAGTTCCTGCACGA GGAAGAGACTGAGGAAGAGGACATCAAATCAGAAATGGAAGAGGACGAGAGTGCTCCGCCAGAGGTCGCGCAGAGCACTGCCGCGGAGGCGGCGGAATCAGCCGAGCGGGATATCAAGAGCCCGAAGATTCCCGAGTACTCGCATCTACCACCCGACCCCGTCCCGCTTGAGAAAACAGAGGAAGACACGGCCAACACCAGCAATACAG AGGAGCAACCGAACAACCATTCGCCCGCGACGGCGGCGACCACGGATgaggcgggcggcggcggtAGCGGGGGCGGAAGCGttagcggcggcggcggccgagAGCCCGAGGATGCTGCCGTCGACCGCGCCCGCGACGCCCGCCCCGCCACGCGCAGCGGACATCTTGCCAGGAG ACTCCGGTCGCATAAGTCGGCCGTGTCGCAGTCTGAGAACGAGGAGCCGGCGCCCTGCACCTCCACGGGGGAACAACGCACCTTCGAGACTCTCTCTTCCAG TGTGGGCAGCAGCGGGTCGTCGCTGAGCGAGTGCTGGGCGCGTCCCGCGCaggccgccgcgcccgccgccgcgcccacCAGGACGCCGCTGTCGCAGCTGCTCGATAAG GTGGCGAAATGGCAGATTGTCCCTCGAGAAGGCACCGAGCACCTCCCGTGCCGCGTGTACGGGGCGATACACCTAGCGAGGCTGTTcg TAAAATTACCCGACTTTTTGAACGCAACACAAATGCCTGACTTCAAGTTAAAACTCATCTTGAAGCATGTTGATATGTTTATACA GTACTTGGACGAGCACAGCGAGTGGTTTGGAGAAATGTACTACATAGCAGATAACGTATCGCGGTCGCATTGA
- the LOC141439009 gene encoding uncharacterized protein: MAFKFVVLACLVAAASAGVVPAAPVSYAAAPAYHSAPVAYDSAPAYHSAPVAYSAPALHSAPVAYAAPVAKVAVEEYAHPQYSYAYDVQDGLTGDSKSQHETRDGDVVRGSYSVVDPDGTKRTVEYSADDQNGFNAVVHREPLAVKVAAPVVSKVVAPVAYQAAPVAYHAAAPVVHAAPVAKLAAPVAYHSAPVYHTAPAAYSAPLYHH; the protein is encoded by the exons ATGGCATTCAAG tTTGTGGTACTCGCTTGCTTGGTAGCGGCCGCTAGCGCCGGCGTGGTGCCAGCCGCCCCAGTGTCGtacgccgccgcgcccgcctaCCACTCCGCGCCCGTGGCCTACGATTCCGCGCCCGCCTACCACTCCGCGCCAGTGGCCTACTCGGCGCCCGCCCTCCACTCCGCTCCCGTCGCGTACGCCGCGCCCGTCGCCAAGGTGGCCGTCGAGGAGTACGCACACCCGCAGTACAGCTACGCCTACGACGTGCAGGACGGGCTCACCGGCGACTCCAAGTCGCAGCACGAGACGCGCGACGGCGACGTCGTGCGCGGCTCCTACTCCGTCGTGGACCCCGACGGCACCAAGCGCACCGTGGAATACAGCGCCGACGACCAAAACGGCTTCAACGCGGTCGTGCACCGCGAGCCGCTGGCCGTGAAGGTGGCCGCGCCCGTGGTCTCTAAAGTGGTCGCGCCCGTAGCCTACCAGGCCGCGCCCGTGGCCTACCACGCCGCCGCCCCCGTCGTGCACGCCGCGCCCGTCGCCAAGCTCGCGGCGCCCGTCGCCTACCACTCCGCCCCCGTCTACCACACCGCTCCCGCCGCCTACTCCGCTCCCCTGTACCACCACTAA